In Fusobacterium canifelinum, a genomic segment contains:
- the serS gene encoding serine--tRNA ligase, translated as MLELKFMRENVEMLKEMLKNRNSNVDMDAFVELDAKRREVLSEVESLKRERNNASAEIANLKKEKKDANHLIEKMGEVSAKIKDLDAELVEIDEKIKDIQLNIPNVYHPSTPIGPDEDHNLEIRKWGVPKKFDFEPKSHWDIGEDLGILDFERGAKLSGSRFVLYRGAAARLERAIINFMLDVHTLEEGYTEHITPFMVKAEVCEGTGQLPKFEEDMYKTTDDMYLISTSEITMTNIHRKEILEQSELPKYYTAYSPCFRREAGSYGKDVKGLIRLHQFNKVEMVKITDAESSYDELEKMVNNAETILQRLELPYRVIQLCSGDIGFSAAKTYDLEVWLPSQNKYREISSCSNCEAFQARRMGLKYRVPNGSEFCHTLNGSGLAVGRTLVAIMENYQQEDGSFLVPKVLIPYMGGVDVIKK; from the coding sequence ATGTTAGAATTAAAATTTATGCGTGAAAATGTTGAAATGCTAAAAGAAATGCTAAAAAACAGAAATAGCAATGTTGATATGGACGCTTTTGTTGAATTAGATGCGAAGAGAAGAGAAGTTTTATCCGAAGTTGAAAGTTTAAAAAGAGAAAGAAATAATGCTTCAGCAGAAATTGCAAATTTAAAGAAAGAAAAGAAAGATGCTAACCATTTAATAGAAAAAATGGGAGAAGTTTCTGCAAAAATAAAAGACTTAGATGCTGAACTTGTTGAAATAGATGAAAAAATTAAAGATATACAATTAAATATACCTAATGTATACCACCCATCAACTCCTATTGGTCCTGATGAAGATCATAACCTTGAAATCAGAAAATGGGGAGTACCTAAGAAATTTGATTTTGAACCAAAATCACACTGGGATATTGGAGAAGATTTAGGAATATTAGATTTTGAAAGAGGAGCAAAATTAAGTGGTTCAAGATTTGTTCTATACAGAGGAGCAGCTGCAAGATTAGAAAGAGCTATAATCAACTTTATGCTTGATGTTCACACTTTGGAAGAAGGTTACACTGAACATATAACTCCATTTATGGTTAAAGCAGAAGTTTGTGAAGGAACAGGACAACTTCCAAAATTTGAAGAAGATATGTATAAAACAACTGATGATATGTACTTGATTTCTACTTCTGAAATTACTATGACAAATATTCATAGAAAAGAAATTTTAGAACAATCTGAATTACCTAAATATTATACTGCTTATTCTCCTTGTTTTAGAAGAGAAGCAGGTTCTTATGGAAAAGATGTAAAAGGTTTAATAAGATTACACCAATTTAATAAGGTAGAAATGGTTAAAATAACAGATGCTGAATCTTCTTATGATGAACTTGAAAAAATGGTAAACAATGCTGAAACAATCTTACAAAGACTAGAATTACCTTATCGTGTAATTCAACTTTGTTCTGGAGATATAGGTTTCAGTGCTGCTAAAACTTATGACTTAGAAGTATGGTTACCATCTCAAAATAAATATAGAGAAATTTCTTCTTGTTCAAACTGCGAAGCTTTCCAAGCTAGAAGAATGGGATTAAAATACAGAGTACCTAATGGAAGCGAATTCTGTCATACTTTAAATGGTTCAGGACTTGCAGTAGGTAGAACATTGGTTGCTATTATGGAAAACTATCAACAAGAAGATGGTTCTTTCTTAGTTCCTAAGGTATTAATTCCTTATATGGGTGGAGTAGATGTTATTAAAAAGTAG
- a CDS encoding IS256 family transposase translates to MKEKKEVYKVKPLTEGKKNIIATLIEEYNIKTAEDIQEALKDLLGGTIKSMMEAEMDEHIGYEKYQHSDGTNYRNGVKKKNVRSTYGEFQVEVPQDRNSTFEPQIVKKRQKDISEIDQKIINMYARGLTTRQISEQIEEIYGFECSESFISNVTDKVIDKIQDWQNRPLDEVYPIIFIDATHFSVREDNRIKKIAAYVVLGISKDGMKEVLSLEIGENESSKYWLGVLNGLKNRGVKDIMVICADGLTGMKEAIAAAFPQTEYQRCVVHQVRNTLKYVSYKDKKGFSTDLKSIYLAVTETQALENLDKVSEKWKEKYPNSMISWYQNWDVLTPIFKFSLEVRKVIYTTNTIESLNSTYKKLNRQRTVYPSDKALLKVLYLSTMEATKKWSQPLRNWGKVYGEFSIMYEGRF, encoded by the coding sequence ATGAAAGAAAAAAAAGAAGTTTACAAAGTTAAACCATTAACAGAAGGAAAGAAAAATATTATTGCTACTTTAATTGAAGAATACAATATTAAAACAGCTGAAGATATCCAAGAAGCTCTAAAGGATCTTCTCGGTGGAACTATTAAATCTATGATGGAAGCTGAAATGGATGAACATATTGGATATGAAAAGTATCAACATTCTGATGGTACTAATTATCGCAATGGTGTTAAAAAGAAAAATGTACGTTCTACTTATGGTGAGTTTCAAGTAGAAGTTCCTCAAGATAGGAATTCTACTTTTGAGCCTCAAATAGTTAAAAAGAGACAAAAAGATATTTCTGAGATTGATCAAAAAATCATAAATATGTATGCGCGTGGTTTAACTACTAGACAAATTTCTGAACAAATTGAAGAAATATATGGTTTTGAATGTTCTGAAAGTTTTATCTCCAATGTTACTGATAAAGTAATAGACAAAATTCAAGATTGGCAAAATAGACCCTTAGATGAAGTATATCCAATTATCTTTATTGATGCCACTCACTTCTCTGTTAGAGAAGACAATAGAATTAAAAAAATAGCTGCTTATGTAGTATTAGGCATCTCAAAAGATGGGATGAAAGAGGTACTTAGTTTAGAAATAGGAGAAAATGAAAGTAGTAAATATTGGTTAGGAGTATTAAATGGTTTAAAAAATAGAGGTGTAAAAGACATAATGGTAATTTGCGCTGATGGGTTAACAGGAATGAAAGAAGCTATTGCTGCAGCTTTTCCACAAACAGAATATCAACGTTGTGTAGTTCATCAAGTTAGAAATACTTTAAAATATGTGTCATACAAAGATAAAAAAGGATTTTCCACAGATTTAAAGAGTATATATTTAGCTGTAACAGAAACACAAGCACTGGAAAATTTAGATAAAGTAAGTGAAAAATGGAAAGAAAAATATCCAAATTCAATGATAAGTTGGTATCAAAATTGGGATGTATTAACACCAATATTTAAATTCTCATTAGAAGTCAGAAAAGTAATATATACAACAAATACAATAGAAAGTTTGAATAGCACTTACAAGAAATTAAATAGACAAAGAACGGTATATCCTAGTGATAAGGCGCTATTAAAGGTATTGTATTTATCAACAATGGAAGCAACAAAGAAATGGAGTCAACCATTAAGAAATTGGGGTAAAGTATATGGAGAATTTAGCATAATGTATGAGGGAAGATTTTAA
- a CDS encoding DUF4298 domain-containing protein has product MKQKERIEKMEKILSNSSKLLEELEEVLDKLEKDSKNYDELIKYYYSKNWSKDKEDFEKDLLPDVESARVLTEDGIYDMMTSSTGTAIHMLELATKMLKR; this is encoded by the coding sequence ATGAAACAAAAAGAAAGAATAGAAAAAATGGAAAAAATCCTTTCAAATTCTTCAAAATTATTGGAAGAATTAGAAGAAGTCTTAGATAAATTAGAAAAAGACTCTAAAAATTATGATGAACTTATAAAATATTATTATAGTAAGAATTGGTCAAAAGATAAGGAAGATTTTGAAAAAGATTTACTTCCAGATGTAGAAAGTGCTCGTGTTTTAACAGAGGATGGAATTTATGATATGATGACTTCTAGTACTGGAACCGCTATTCATATGTTAGAACTTGCAACTAAAATGTTAAAAAGATAG
- a CDS encoding DNA cytosine methyltransferase, protein MINNIPTYISLFSSAGVGCYGFKLEKFECIATNELIERRLNIQKLNNKCKYESGYIKGDIKEDFVKEKIYKEIEKWKNLGNDLVDVVIATPPCQGMSVANHKKSKNEIERNSLVRESVNIIKKINPRFFIFENVASFWKTGCVDNLGNIVAIGELITTELGKSYTIYNEVLNFKNYGSNSSRTRTLVIGVKEDISDYISPIELFPDYTKEKSLYEVIGKMKSLDWGKYDLDDFFHSFRLYPVSMREWIKDIKQGESAFDNLEDYKKPHKIVNGKIVINKAKNGDKYKRQVYSKIAPCIHTRNDQMASQNTLHPIDDRVFSIRELMNMMTIPDSFKWLTKDLDELNALSLSEKQKISKKEELNIRQSIGEAVPTIIFKQIASKIKKFLSIKKPSLREIKELIKKNNLEDIEQLKKFIKISKNKYSLSTLSMIIELSNSKKEKNSAYFTNKSIIQEIFKFLPDFENENISIIEPSVGAGNFLPFIFKKYINKKNVNLTVIDIDENTIELLKILYPENKIPGNFRINFICMDYMDYKHKKVDLIIGNPPFSKINGVYRKKLSENNHNKESTNLAEFFLEKSISNSNYVSLIMPKNLLNTPEYQVTRNFLSSLGIESIIDFGENGFKGVLVETINIIINTEKKSNFTKVSSTTLKNYIIQKSEYIFDKNLPYWIIYRDTFFDKILKKMKFGIFDVFRDRQITNSNSTLEKNEKYNIRVLKSRNISDDGKIIDIDGYDSFIDKNSLKKMSVERFLNDNTVYLTPNMTYKPRLIKKENGYVVNGSVAILIPKTLFNISKEQMDYISSDEFRAFYKIARNYQTRSLNIDKTSCYWFGINLEI, encoded by the coding sequence ATGATAAATAATATTCCAACATATATTTCCTTATTTTCTTCTGCTGGTGTAGGTTGTTATGGATTTAAATTAGAAAAATTTGAATGTATTGCTACAAATGAATTAATAGAAAGAAGATTAAATATTCAAAAATTAAATAATAAATGTAAATATGAAAGTGGATATATTAAAGGTGATATAAAAGAGGACTTTGTAAAAGAAAAAATATATAAAGAAATTGAAAAATGGAAAAATCTTGGAAATGATTTAGTTGATGTTGTGATTGCTACTCCTCCTTGTCAAGGAATGAGTGTTGCAAATCATAAAAAATCGAAAAATGAAATTGAAAGAAATAGTCTTGTAAGAGAAAGTGTAAATATCATTAAAAAAATAAATCCAAGATTTTTTATTTTTGAAAATGTGGCTTCATTTTGGAAAACTGGTTGTGTTGACAACTTAGGAAATATTGTTGCAATAGGTGAATTGATAACTACTGAATTAGGGAAAAGCTATACAATTTATAATGAAGTTTTAAACTTCAAAAATTATGGTTCTAATTCTTCTAGAACAAGAACATTGGTTATAGGAGTAAAAGAAGATATTTCAGATTATATTTCTCCAATAGAATTATTTCCTGATTATACTAAAGAAAAATCACTGTATGAAGTTATTGGAAAAATGAAAAGTTTAGATTGGGGAAAATATGATTTAGATGATTTTTTTCATAGTTTTAGACTTTATCCAGTATCTATGAGAGAATGGATAAAAGATATAAAACAAGGGGAAAGTGCTTTTGATAATTTAGAAGATTATAAAAAACCTCACAAAATAGTCAATGGAAAAATAGTTATTAATAAAGCTAAAAATGGTGATAAATATAAAAGGCAAGTATATTCTAAAATAGCTCCTTGTATTCATACAAGAAATGATCAAATGGCTAGTCAAAATACGCTTCATCCTATAGATGATAGAGTTTTTTCAATTAGAGAATTAATGAATATGATGACTATTCCAGATTCTTTTAAATGGCTTACAAAAGATTTAGATGAATTAAATGCTTTATCTTTATCAGAAAAACAAAAGATTTCAAAAAAAGAAGAATTAAATATAAGGCAGAGTATAGGAGAAGCTGTTCCAACAATAATCTTTAAACAAATAGCTTCTAAAATAAAAAAATTTTTATCAATAAAGAAACCTAGTTTGAGAGAAATTAAAGAACTAATCAAAAAAAATAATTTAGAAGATATTGAGCAACTTAAAAAATTTATTAAAATATCAAAAAATAAATATAGTTTATCTACATTATCTATGATTATAGAGCTTTCAAACTCAAAAAAAGAAAAAAATTCTGCTTATTTTACAAATAAATCTATTATTCAAGAAATTTTTAAATTTTTACCAGATTTTGAAAATGAAAATATTTCTATCATAGAACCTTCTGTTGGTGCTGGAAATTTTTTACCTTTTATTTTTAAGAAATATATTAATAAAAAAAATGTAAATTTGACAGTAATTGATATAGATGAGAATACTATTGAGTTACTTAAAATTTTATATCCAGAAAATAAAATTCCAGGCAACTTTAGAATAAATTTTATTTGTATGGATTATATGGACTACAAACATAAAAAAGTTGATTTAATAATAGGAAATCCTCCTTTTTCTAAAATAAATGGTGTATACAGAAAAAAATTATCAGAAAATAATCATAATAAAGAATCAACAAATTTAGCTGAATTTTTTCTTGAGAAATCTATATCTAATAGTAATTATGTTTCTCTTATAATGCCTAAAAATTTATTAAATACTCCTGAGTATCAAGTTACAAGAAATTTTTTATCAAGTTTAGGTATAGAAAGTATTATTGACTTTGGTGAAAATGGTTTTAAAGGAGTTTTAGTTGAAACAATTAATATAATAATTAATACTGAAAAAAAATCTAATTTTACAAAAGTTAGTTCAACTACATTGAAAAATTATATTATCCAAAAAAGTGAATATATCTTTGATAAAAATCTCCCTTACTGGATAATATATAGAGATACTTTTTTTGATAAGATTTTAAAAAAAATGAAATTTGGGATATTTGATGTTTTTAGAGATAGGCAAATAACTAACTCAAATTCTACATTAGAAAAAAATGAAAAGTATAACATAAGAGTTTTAAAGTCAAGAAATATATCTGATGATGGAAAAATTATAGATATTGATGGATATGATTCTTTTATTGATAAAAATTCTTTAAAAAAGATGTCAGTAGAAAGATTTTTAAATGATAATACTGTTTATTTAACACCAAATATGACATATAAACCTCGTTTAATAAAAAAAGAAAATGGTTATGTTGTAAATGGTTCAGTAGCTATCTTAATACCAAAAACACTTTTTAATATTTCAAAAGAACAAATGGACTATATATCAAGTGATGAGTTTAGAGCTTTTTATAAAATAGCAAGAAATTATCAAACACGTTCTTTAAATATAGATAAAACAAGCTGTTACTGGTTTGGTATAAATTTAGAAATATAA